The genomic stretch CCTGCGGCGCCGGTGCACCAGCCACCGGCCGCACCCGCTGCTCCAGGTCCAGGAGGGCCGCCAGGGCCTGGGGCACGTCGTCTGCCGCCAGGCTCTCCCGCAGCTGCACCAAGGGATCCGCTGCCGCCGGGCCTTCCGCCTGCGGCCGGCTCACCACCGCCGTCGCTGCCTCCGGCCGCAGGAGGGCCAGGGAAAAACGCTCGCCCCGCCGGAACCGCTCCTCCTGCCCAGGCCGGCGAACGGTGACGCTGCCCAGGCCCCGCACCGCCGCCAGATCGGTCTCCAGGTCCAGAATGCATGCCGTGTGCTCGTCGAGGCCCAGGATGGCGGTGTCTTCCGACACCAGGGCGGCCAGGGCCTGGAACCGGCGCTCACCCAGGTAGCAGAACCGGGTGTCGTGGCTGCCGCCCTCGGCGTTGTTCCAGTGGGGCACCACCACCGCCGCCAGGCCCAGCTGCCCCAGCAGGTCGAGGCCCGGCAGCCAATGGGGCTCCGCCCCCACCTTGTAGATCTCGTAGATCGGCAGGGTGAGGCGGCCCACGGTCAGGGCCGCGGCACTGGCCGCCGCCAGACAGCCACCTTCCCGGACCAGCCGCACGAGGAGGCCAGGCACCGGCGTGTCCCGCCACTGGCGCAGGGCGTAAGAGGGGCTGCCCGGCCCCACCAGCACATAGGAGGCCTGGCCCAGGACGGCCAGGGCCTCCTGGCCCGCCAGGGTCGCCACCGCGCCGGCGCGGCGCAGGGACGCCACCCGCAGCGGCCGGCCGACATGGCCGGCGAAGTAGTCCTGGGCCTTGGCGCTGATCTCCCCAGCGTTCTCTTGAAAACCGGCCGGGGTGTCGAGAAAGACCGCCCGGGGCGTACCGCCGACCCTGGCCAGGAGCTCCTGATGCACGGCCACCATGCTGGCCGTCAGCTCCCCCGAGCCCATGAGGGCAATCACCCCCAGGCCTCCTGCCATCATCTTCCTCTCCCACCGGTTCCGACTTCCCCCCTGCCCACCTGCCCCGTGCCGTTGGAAGCGAACCCTGCGCGCAGGAGCGAATCGCGGCTGATCATGCCCTGGAATCTCCCCTCCCCATCGACCACCGGCAGCCGTTTGATGGCATGCTCCAGCATGAGCCGCACCGCCTCCTCGATGGGCGTCTCCTCGGTAACGGTCACGATGTCGGTCTTCATCACGTCGGCGGCGGTCCTGGCCGCCAGGTGCTCCAGCAGCTCGCTCTGCCGCCGGTGCTGCCGGGTGAAGGGAAGCTTTCCGGCAAAGTAGTCCCAGATGCCGGGATGGCGGTCAGCAAAGGCGATCAGCAGATCACGGTCGGAGATCAGTCCGCGAAATCTCCCCTCCTGATCCACCACGCAGACCCGCTGAATGTCGTGGCAGTCGATGAGGCGCAGCACCTCGTCCACCGGGGCATCGGGAAGCACGGTAACGATGTCGCGCCGCTTGATCCCGGCAACGGTCCGCAGGTTCGCCACCTGGATGGACTGTTTCTGGATTTCTCGCCAGTCGGGACTGGCTCGAATGCCGGCCCGAAAAACATCCACCCGGGAGAGGATGCCTGAAAGCCGGCCCGTCCCGTCAATGACCACGAGCCGTTTGACATGGCTGGTGAGCATGAGGTCCACCGCCACGGTCACCGGCTGGTCCTGGTCGATGACCACGGCAGGGCGGGTCATGATCTCGTCCGCGCGCCTGGCGCTCAAGGCCGCAAGAACGGCAGCGGTCCTGCCGTTCTCGGCCCTGGCCAGGAGCCCCAGCCGCATGGGCATGCCAGCCTTGTAGATCAGGTCCCCCTGGGAGATAACCCCGGCCGGGCGGTTCTCATCGTCCACCACCGGAAGGCCGGTGAAGGTGGAAGAGAGCAGCAGCCGGGCCACCTCGTCCAGCGGCGCGCTCCCCCCCACCTTTTTGGGGGCAGGGGTCATGATCGCGCGGACCCGGACGTGCCTGGGGAGCAGAAGACTTCTGGTCTTGTGGGCGATAACCTCCAGATCCCGGACGGCCAGAATGCCATCGTCGGTCACCATCCCCTGCACCATGGAAAGGACTGGATCAAGCTCCCGGGCCGGCAGAATGATGCTGACCCGAATCGGCAGATTGAAGCTCAGGACTTCCAGCCTGCCGGTAACCATCTCTCCGTTCTCGTAGGAGCCCTCGATGCCCCTGGTCACCATGGTGCGGGCCGCGATCTTCAGGTCGTTCACCTGTTCGACCACCGCCTGGTACAGGGGCCGTCCGTGCCATTTCGCCCTTTCGCTGGTGAAGATCTCGACGATTCTATACTCCATTGCCATCCTCTCCGGCCAGCCTCCCGGGAAATATTCCCAACAAAATCATGGCAAGCTGCCCCGCAGGCACAGGCCGAGGACGGTGCTCTCGCCAGCGCCCACCAGCGGCTCCACTTGCACCCCTTGTTCCCGGGGGGTGGCAAAGACCAAGTTGGCGATGATGGCGATGCCAGCGCCGGCCGCCACATCCCCCAGGTCGTGCTGGTCGCTGTCGAGGCGGGACCAGGCCACGTAGCTGGCGGCCAGACCGGCGGGCAGGCCATAGGGCCAGCCGTAGCGCCGCTGCAAAAAGGCGGCGCCGCCAAAGGCCAGGGCGGTATGGCCGGAGGGGAAGGAATCGGTGTCGCCATCCGGGCCGCGGTGGTGAACCAGGGTCTTGAGGCCGTAGGTGACCCCGGCCGTGGCGCCAAGGGCGTGGTAGAGCTGGCAGCGGCCAGGGCCGTCGTCCTCCAGATAGGTGGCCCCCCAGGCTGCTGCCGGCACCAGCACGGCCAGCAGGTCGCCCGGGGTGCTGTCGCCCGCGTGCGCGGCGCCTGGCGCCGCCAGCAGAGCGGCCAGGAGCGCCAGCACCACCCGCCTCGGCCAGCAGCCCCCAAACCCCGGCGCCGCCGCGATCATGGTGCCTCCCCGTCCGGGGCCGCCGTCTCCGGCTCCCAGGTGAAGGCCTGCTCCTGGCCGGAGAAGGGACAGACAAAGGCCAGGCCCACTGCCCACAGCCTAAGGCCGATGCGGTTCTTGTTCCCCTTGCCGTAGCGGGGATCCCCCATGACCGGATGACCGGTAGCGGCCAGATGCCGGCGCAGCTGGTGGCGCCGGCCGGTGCTGATGAAGGCCTCCAGGAGGGCGGTACGCCCGTCTTCCCGCCGCTCCAGCACCCGGTAGTCGGTGTGGGCCGGCTTGTCGTCCAGGGGCGAATCGATGCTGCCGCCCTGGCCCGGGGCAGCGGGCTGGCCCAGAACCTCCACCAGGTAGCGCTTGCGGATGGCCCGCTCGGCGAACAGGCGGGAGAAGGCTGCCGCGGCCTGCTGGTCATGGGCCACCAGCATGAGGCCGGCCGCCTCCCGGTCCAGGCGGTGGACCGGGAAGGCTGGCCGGGGCCACAGGGCCAGCTCGGCCTGGCGGACCAGCGAGCAGTGATCCCCGAAGCGGTTGCCCTGGGCCATGAGCCCCGGCGGCTTGATCCAGACCGAGTAGCGGCCAGCATCGGCCAGACAGGCCACCGGCGGGGGCGTCAGGGTCAGGAGGGCGGCATCGTAGTAAAGGGCCAGCCGATCGCCGGCCTTGAGCTCCTGGCTGGCCCGCCGCAGGCGCCGGGCGGTGCCGGCCCGGGTCAGCCAGACCGCGCCCTTGTTCATGGCGTCCTTGATCCGCGCCTTGGCGAGGCCCGAGCGCTCGGCCAGCACCGCAGCAGCCGTGGCCGGCTTGCGGCCGCTGATCCGGATCTCCAGGACCAGGGGGCCGACCTCCGGCCCCGGCTGCAGGCCAGCGCGGTCGACAGGAGGACGCCTGGCCATCAGCGTGCCCCCAGGGCGGCAAGGGCTGCCGGGCTGGGCGGCTGGCAGACGCCCTTTTCCGTCACCAGCGCATCCACCAGGGCGGCCGGCGTGACGTCGAAGACCGGGTTCCAGGCGCTGGCGCCAGCCGCGGCCAGACGGCGGCCGCCGCAATCCAGGACCTCCTCGGCGGCCCGGGACTCGATGGGGATCTGAGCGCCTGCGGCCAGGGACCGGTCCAGGGTGGAGGTCGGCGCCACCACCATGGTCCGGACCCCGTGCTGGCGGGCGAGGACCGCCAGGGAATAGGTGCCGATCTTGTTGGCCACGTCGCCGTTGGCCGCCACCCGGTCGGCGCCGACGATCACCCAGTCCACGTGGCCCTGGGCCATGAGCCAGGCCGCAGCGCCCTCTGCCACCAGGGTCACCGGGATGCCGTCGCGGAGGAGCTCCCAGGCGGTGAGCCGGGCTCCCTGCAGCCAGGGCCGGGTCTCGCCGGCGTAGACCTTGGCCAGCCGGCCTTCCACCTGGGCCTGGCGCACCACCCCCAAGGCGGTGCCGATGCCGCCGGTGGCCAGGGCGCCGGCGTTGCAGTGGGTGAGGATCCGCACCCCCTGGCCCAGCAGGGCTGCCCCCAGTCTGGCCATGGTCCGGTTGGCAGCGATGTCCTCGGCCAGGATCCGGTCCGCCTCGGCCAGGAGGACCGGCACCGGATCGGCGCCGGCCGCCACGCCCCGGGCCGTGGCCAGGAGGCGCTCCACGGCCCAGGCCAGATTGACGGCGGTGGGACGGGCAGCGGCCAGCTGGCGTCCATCCCCGACCAGGGCCGCCAGCCAGCCGCCGGCGTCCACCTGATAGCGGCGGCGGGCCGCCAGCACCATCCCGTAAGCGGCGGTGATGCCGATGGCTGGCGCGCCCCGAACCACCATGTCCCGGATGGCCTGGCCGGTGGCCACCACGTCAGTCAGGTGCAGATCGATGCTCTCATCGGGCAGGCGGCGCTGGTCCAGGAGCACCAGGTGGTCGTCCTGCCAGCGGACCGGACGGATGGTATCCGGGAGCTCGGGGATGGGTCTGGTCATGGTGCGTCGTCTCCGTCTTTCATCCCTCGGCCGCCGCCTCTTGCAGGTGCGCCAGGGCCTTGTTGAGGGCCGCCTCCAGCCGGGTGGCCTGCTCGAAGATGATGCGGCTGTACTCCACCATCTTGTCCGCCGGGGTATCCCGGGTGGCGATGAGGCGGG from Thermodesulfobacteriota bacterium encodes the following:
- a CDS encoding DUF190 domain-containing protein, coding for MEYRIVEIFTSERAKWHGRPLYQAVVEQVNDLKIAARTMVTRGIEGSYENGEMVTGRLEVLSFNLPIRVSIILPARELDPVLSMVQGMVTDDGILAVRDLEVIAHKTRSLLLPRHVRVRAIMTPAPKKVGGSAPLDEVARLLLSSTFTGLPVVDDENRPAGVISQGDLIYKAGMPMRLGLLARAENGRTAAVLAALSARRADEIMTRPAVVIDQDQPVTVAVDLMLTSHVKRLVVIDGTGRLSGILSRVDVFRAGIRASPDWREIQKQSIQVANLRTVAGIKRRDIVTVLPDAPVDEVLRLIDCHDIQRVCVVDQEGRFRGLISDRDLLIAFADRHPGIWDYFAGKLPFTRQHRRQSELLEHLAARTAADVMKTDIVTVTEETPIEEAVRLMLEHAIKRLPVVDGEGRFQGMISRDSLLRAGFASNGTGQVGRGEVGTGGRGR
- a CDS encoding phosphatase PAP2 family protein; amino-acid sequence: MIAAAPGFGGCWPRRVVLALLAALLAAPGAAHAGDSTPGDLLAVLVPAAAWGATYLEDDGPGRCQLYHALGATAGVTYGLKTLVHHRGPDGDTDSFPSGHTALAFGGAAFLQRRYGWPYGLPAGLAASYVAWSRLDSDQHDLGDVAAGAGIAIIANLVFATPREQGVQVEPLVGAGESTVLGLCLRGSLP
- a CDS encoding RNA pseudouridine synthase, whose amino-acid sequence is MARRPPVDRAGLQPGPEVGPLVLEIRISGRKPATAAAVLAERSGLAKARIKDAMNKGAVWLTRAGTARRLRRASQELKAGDRLALYYDAALLTLTPPPVACLADAGRYSVWIKPPGLMAQGNRFGDHCSLVRQAELALWPRPAFPVHRLDREAAGLMLVAHDQQAAAAFSRLFAERAIRKRYLVEVLGQPAAPGQGGSIDSPLDDKPAHTDYRVLERREDGRTALLEAFISTGRRHQLRRHLAATGHPVMGDPRYGKGNKNRIGLRLWAVGLAFVCPFSGQEQAFTWEPETAAPDGEAP
- the mtnA gene encoding S-methyl-5-thioribose-1-phosphate isomerase, giving the protein MTRPIPELPDTIRPVRWQDDHLVLLDQRRLPDESIDLHLTDVVATGQAIRDMVVRGAPAIGITAAYGMVLAARRRYQVDAGGWLAALVGDGRQLAAARPTAVNLAWAVERLLATARGVAAGADPVPVLLAEADRILAEDIAANRTMARLGAALLGQGVRILTHCNAGALATGGIGTALGVVRQAQVEGRLAKVYAGETRPWLQGARLTAWELLRDGIPVTLVAEGAAAWLMAQGHVDWVIVGADRVAANGDVANKIGTYSLAVLARQHGVRTMVVAPTSTLDRSLAAGAQIPIESRAAEEVLDCGGRRLAAAGASAWNPVFDVTPAALVDALVTEKGVCQPPSPAALAALGAR